One genomic segment of Terriglobia bacterium includes these proteins:
- a CDS encoding SpoIIE family protein phosphatase has translation MKDLMDKANLNVPARMAPRALIADDQPEVLAALQLLLKGEGIQPVTVSSPAAVLEALRSQHFDIILMDLNYARDTTSGKEGFDLLTQIQSVDKTLPVIVMTGWGSVDLAVEAMRRGVQDFVQKPWENERLLNTLRTHIAQGQIVRKGRRLNVELKLMSSGISAATDLHIMLKYIAEHISRAFRASSVTIFTKSPLDQAFWATARAGGSEDILGRLKFESGSPVLKYMDTIFDPDSKELPENDKTKLRQASCSIIAPLRLKGELIGFMGVGKTESRDSFDEEEVRFLHQVIEQTGYGIENLRRRSQEREYEEAREIQQGLLPKQIPQIPGYEIFGGWQPASAVGGDYFDALKFTDTKVALCVADVSGKGMPAALLMSNLQAAVKAFASESIQPGELCTKVNRVICSNIATNKFITFFYCLHDAHRKRIVYSNAGHDAPILLKKDGSCIRLGEGGAVLGVFRDWSYEQKEVEFVSGDRVFLYTDGVTEVRNSDGEEFGEPRLIELLKRLHRLGARDLQRQVMQAVAEFSGGEFQDDATLIAMSAE, from the coding sequence ATGAAAGATCTTATGGACAAAGCAAACCTGAATGTTCCAGCACGTATGGCCCCGCGGGCGCTCATTGCCGACGATCAGCCCGAAGTGCTGGCAGCGCTTCAATTGCTGCTCAAAGGCGAAGGCATTCAGCCTGTTACAGTTTCATCACCAGCTGCGGTTCTGGAAGCGCTGAGATCGCAGCATTTTGACATCATCCTGATGGACCTCAACTATGCTCGCGACACCACTTCGGGGAAAGAGGGATTCGACCTGCTGACCCAGATACAGAGCGTGGACAAAACGCTTCCTGTGATCGTGATGACCGGCTGGGGCAGCGTCGATCTTGCCGTGGAAGCCATGCGCCGTGGAGTACAGGATTTCGTTCAGAAGCCGTGGGAAAACGAACGGCTTCTGAACACTCTTCGCACTCACATCGCACAAGGGCAGATCGTCCGCAAGGGGCGACGGTTGAACGTCGAGTTGAAGCTGATGAGCAGTGGTATCTCTGCCGCCACAGACCTTCACATAATGTTGAAATATATCGCTGAGCACATTTCGCGGGCGTTTCGAGCCTCTTCGGTCACCATCTTTACCAAATCTCCCCTGGATCAGGCATTCTGGGCCACGGCACGGGCAGGGGGTTCGGAAGACATCCTGGGCAGGTTGAAGTTCGAATCCGGCAGCCCGGTGCTGAAGTATATGGATACGATTTTCGATCCGGACAGCAAGGAGCTTCCGGAGAACGACAAAACGAAACTTCGCCAGGCGAGTTGCAGCATCATCGCGCCTCTCAGACTCAAGGGGGAACTCATTGGTTTTATGGGGGTGGGCAAAACAGAGTCCAGGGATTCTTTCGATGAAGAGGAGGTCCGCTTTCTCCACCAGGTCATCGAACAAACAGGTTACGGCATCGAGAATCTCAGGCGGCGCAGCCAGGAGCGGGAATACGAGGAAGCCCGCGAGATCCAGCAGGGCCTGCTGCCCAAACAGATCCCCCAGATTCCGGGCTATGAAATCTTCGGCGGCTGGCAGCCCGCCAGCGCAGTCGGCGGCGACTACTTCGATGCCTTGAAATTCACGGATACCAAGGTCGCGCTGTGCGTTGCGGATGTTTCAGGAAAAGGAATGCCGGCCGCACTCCTCATGTCTAACCTGCAAGCGGCCGTGAAGGCATTTGCATCCGAATCCATACAGCCGGGGGAGCTGTGCACGAAAGTCAACAGGGTAATCTGCAGCAATATCGCCACGAACAAATTCATAACATTCTTCTACTGCCTGCACGACGCGCACAGGAAACGTATCGTTTACTCCAACGCCGGACACGATGCGCCGATCCTGTTGAAAAAGGACGGCTCCTGCATCCGTCTCGGCGAAGGAGGAGCGGTCCTTGGGGTTTTTCGCGACTGGAGCTATGAGCAAAAGGAGGTCGAATTTGTTTCCGGCGACCGTGTGTTCCTGTACACGGATGGTGTCACGGAGGTCAGAAACTCCGACGGCGAGGAGTTCGGCGAGCCCCGCCTGATCGAACTCCTGAAGCGACTTCACCGCCTTGGCGCACGGGACCTGCAGAGGCAGGTCATGCAGGCTGTAGCCGAGTTCAGTGGCGGGGAGTTCCAGGACGATGCCACTCTTATCGCCATGTCGGCTGAGTAA
- a CDS encoding DinB family protein produces the protein MKRPLLMVLAAVFICTCIFQAQTQTPMQTPPADPMSTEAKNAYNSVKNYLLKAAEKMPEENYAFKPTPEMRSFGELLAHISDAQTGTCSMVNGAPKKGDAASKKTKAELVAAIQASCAECDTAFSSLTDATAAQMIKTGRGQRSKLGALVGVTTHDNESYGYMSVYFRLKGLVPPSSEK, from the coding sequence ATGAAACGACCTCTCCTGATGGTGCTTGCCGCCGTATTCATTTGCACGTGTATTTTCCAGGCGCAGACTCAGACGCCCATGCAAACGCCGCCCGCCGATCCGATGAGCACGGAGGCGAAGAACGCCTACAACTCCGTCAAGAATTACCTGTTGAAGGCGGCCGAAAAGATGCCGGAAGAAAATTACGCTTTCAAGCCCACGCCCGAGATGCGTTCCTTTGGCGAGCTGTTAGCCCATATCTCCGATGCTCAAACGGGCACCTGCTCGATGGTTAACGGCGCGCCGAAGAAGGGGGACGCGGCATCTAAGAAGACCAAGGCTGAATTGGTAGCGGCAATCCAGGCTTCGTGTGCAGAGTGCGATACGGCCTTCAGCTCGCTCACAGATGCGACTGCCGCCCAAATGATCAAGACGGGTCGCGGGCAGCGGTCGAAGCTTGGGGCGCTGGTCGGAGTAACGACCCACGACAACGAATCCTACGGTTACATGTCGGTCTATTTCCGGCTGAAGGGGCTGGTACCGCCTTCGAGCGAGAAATAA
- a CDS encoding sodium:solute symporter, translated as MRLADWLVLCGSLAFVVLYGLWRGRGSNSVNKYLLAGKTMPWHAMALSIMATQASAVTFISTTGQSYVDGMRFVQFYFGLPLAMVVISITAVPIFHRANVYTAYEYLEQRFDSRTRALVSAIFLIQRGLAVGITLYAPAVVLTVILGWPERVTTLIMGAVAILYTTLGGAKTVAWSDFQQMMVMTAGLVAALVAAVLLLPSGVSFPDAVTLAGAAGRLNAVTLNLDWNDRYNLWSGLIGGMFLALAYFGCDQSQVQRYLTGKSVAQSRLSLLFNGMAKVPMQFFILFIGAMVFVFYIYEKPPLLFVGTELARIQQPALQAEYKPLEQRYDAAFENRKAAAGRLIQARRSGDSRLWQQGLEQYGSAQRELDSARRQGVNLVEKAGGAQGLVDTNYIFLTFVTRHLPAGLVGLVLAVIFGATMASISGEINSLATVSMVDIYKRHFCQLGSDHHYLNVSRAATVFWGCYAVVTAQYAARLGSLVEAVNVLGSFFYGGMLGVFVLAFYFPRVRARGAFYGVLAGEAVIFACYFFTRIAFLWYNVFGCLVVVGTGILISRLEKRGQITF; from the coding sequence GTGAGGCTCGCCGACTGGCTGGTGCTGTGCGGGTCGCTGGCATTCGTGGTCCTTTACGGGCTCTGGCGCGGGCGTGGCAGCAACAGTGTCAACAAGTACCTGCTCGCCGGCAAGACGATGCCGTGGCACGCGATGGCGTTGTCGATCATGGCCACGCAGGCGAGCGCGGTCACGTTCATTTCCACGACCGGCCAATCGTACGTCGACGGCATGCGCTTCGTGCAGTTCTACTTCGGGCTGCCGCTGGCGATGGTGGTCATCTCGATCACCGCTGTCCCGATCTTTCACCGCGCCAACGTCTACACTGCGTACGAGTACCTGGAGCAGCGCTTCGATTCCAGGACCAGGGCCCTGGTAAGCGCGATCTTCCTGATCCAGAGAGGCCTCGCGGTGGGCATCACGCTCTATGCTCCAGCGGTGGTCTTGACGGTGATTCTCGGGTGGCCGGAACGGGTGACGACCCTTATCATGGGCGCAGTGGCGATCCTCTATACCACACTCGGAGGCGCAAAGACGGTTGCCTGGAGCGACTTCCAACAAATGATGGTCATGACGGCCGGGCTCGTGGCGGCGTTGGTCGCGGCCGTGCTCCTGCTTCCGAGCGGTGTCTCGTTTCCCGATGCCGTCACGCTGGCTGGAGCCGCGGGCCGGCTGAATGCGGTGACCCTCAACCTGGATTGGAACGATCGCTACAACCTCTGGAGCGGGTTGATCGGCGGGATGTTTCTGGCCCTGGCCTACTTCGGCTGCGATCAATCGCAGGTGCAGCGCTACCTGACGGGCAAGTCGGTCGCACAAAGCCGGCTGAGCCTGCTGTTCAACGGCATGGCCAAGGTGCCGATGCAGTTCTTCATCCTGTTCATCGGGGCCATGGTGTTCGTTTTTTACATCTATGAAAAGCCACCCTTGCTGTTCGTGGGCACGGAACTGGCCCGGATCCAGCAGCCTGCGCTGCAGGCCGAGTACAAACCCCTGGAGCAGCGTTACGACGCGGCGTTCGAAAACCGCAAGGCCGCCGCCGGCCGGCTGATCCAGGCGCGGCGCAGCGGTGATTCCCGGCTCTGGCAGCAGGGGTTGGAGCAGTACGGCAGCGCACAGCGGGAGCTGGACAGCGCGCGGCGCCAGGGCGTAAACCTGGTCGAAAAGGCCGGCGGCGCCCAGGGCTTGGTCGACACCAATTACATCTTCCTCACTTTCGTCACGCGCCATCTCCCTGCAGGCCTGGTGGGCCTGGTACTCGCGGTCATTTTCGGGGCGACCATGGCATCGATCTCGGGCGAGATCAACTCACTGGCGACCGTGAGCATGGTGGACATCTACAAACGCCATTTTTGTCAACTGGGTTCGGACCACCATTACCTCAATGTGTCGCGCGCGGCTACCGTGTTTTGGGGCTGCTACGCCGTTGTCACAGCCCAGTACGCCGCGAGGCTGGGCTCGCTGGTTGAGGCGGTCAACGTCCTGGGCTCCTTTTTCTACGGCGGCATGCTCGGGGTGTTCGTGCTCGCTTTCTATTTCCCACGCGTGCGGGCGCGGGGGGCCTTCTATGGCGTGCTGGCCGGCGAGGCCGTCATTTTCGCCTGCTATTTCTTCACCAGAATCGCCTTCCTCTGGTACAACGTGTTCGGGTGCCTGGTCGTGGTCGGCACCGGCATTCTGATCTCGCGCCTTGAAAAGAGGGGACAGATCACTTTTTGA
- a CDS encoding M28 family peptidase has product MRRFFGAVALLGILLFTLSWIEAAPQQSATKNNKASAAKAVSYGNVDAVTQDEMKAYDYFLASDQLEGRNLPSRGYDIAALYIASHLKDWGVKPGGSTTGTNGPLQPYFMPMELVSNQLDAAGMKLSLAMPQQQGRGGRGGAPGGGGRGGAAAPAGPRTFEYGREWTVGAGGGGFGGGRGGGGATPADIADARVVFVGNGYVINKTSVNPYQGIDVRGKIMVVAGMPPELVEAQQAALAAARGAAGGAPGAAAAAGGGRGGVAPNPLGEEGTDFMTPQGYAAKNGALGIIMVPTFQQLTAMANPNTGGGRGPGLNGPSYQVVKFVAARPAAVPTITAGIALVNTIFQNEKLDAQAVFEDASRNARLESFELSQEKKLSLRIAVNSDHNHAEDVIGIVEGGDPVLKNEYVVMSAHLDHLGISAPDANGDTVYNGADDDASGCASLMAMARVYAQGAAKGIRPKRSIIFLWMAGEEKGLWGSQYFCQFPPVDITKVVADLNMDMIGRTKTPGYVDAPNAVLAEPNEIFVVGPNISSDDLEKVLETVNDSYQKMSINHFYDVTVPDATHDNKGPGTRGQGIFTRSDHYNFAKMGIPIAFFTTGIHVDYHRLTDSPEKLDYKEMEAATKTLAAVGWVLANTATPPKLNANLPERLVRDMKTAKDAGWGKLTAVLPPLPGMPF; this is encoded by the coding sequence ATGCGTCGATTTTTTGGAGCCGTTGCCCTTCTGGGCATACTGCTGTTCACGCTGTCTTGGATCGAAGCTGCGCCGCAACAATCCGCGACCAAGAATAACAAAGCGTCGGCCGCCAAGGCGGTGAGCTACGGTAACGTGGATGCCGTCACCCAGGACGAGATGAAGGCGTACGACTACTTCCTTGCTTCCGATCAGCTGGAAGGGCGCAACCTGCCTTCGCGCGGCTATGACATTGCGGCGCTGTACATCGCCAGCCATCTCAAGGATTGGGGCGTGAAGCCGGGGGGCAGCACCACGGGTACGAACGGTCCTCTGCAGCCGTATTTCATGCCGATGGAATTGGTGAGCAACCAGCTGGATGCGGCGGGGATGAAACTCTCCCTGGCTATGCCTCAGCAGCAGGGACGCGGTGGCCGGGGCGGCGCTCCCGGAGGCGGCGGTCGCGGCGGGGCAGCGGCGCCAGCGGGCCCGCGGACTTTTGAATATGGCAGAGAATGGACCGTGGGCGCCGGTGGCGGCGGGTTCGGCGGCGGCCGCGGCGGCGGCGGAGCCACTCCGGCCGATATTGCAGACGCGCGCGTGGTTTTCGTCGGGAACGGCTATGTCATCAACAAGACCAGCGTCAATCCCTACCAGGGCATCGATGTTCGCGGCAAGATCATGGTGGTTGCCGGCATGCCTCCGGAACTGGTGGAAGCACAGCAGGCGGCATTGGCGGCGGCTCGTGGGGCCGCCGGCGGCGCACCGGGTGCAGCAGCAGCCGCCGGGGGCGGCCGGGGCGGTGTGGCTCCCAACCCGCTGGGGGAGGAGGGCACAGACTTCATGACGCCGCAAGGCTATGCCGCGAAAAACGGGGCGCTGGGCATCATCATGGTACCCACCTTCCAGCAGCTGACGGCCATGGCGAATCCGAACACGGGCGGCGGCCGCGGTCCGGGCCTCAACGGCCCGTCTTACCAGGTGGTAAAATTCGTGGCCGCACGGCCGGCTGCAGTCCCCACAATCACGGCCGGGATCGCGCTGGTCAACACGATTTTCCAGAACGAGAAGCTCGATGCGCAGGCGGTGTTTGAAGACGCCAGCCGCAATGCCAGACTGGAGTCGTTCGAACTCAGTCAGGAAAAGAAGCTTAGCCTCCGCATCGCCGTCAACAGCGACCACAACCACGCCGAAGATGTAATAGGTATCGTCGAGGGCGGCGATCCGGTGCTGAAGAACGAATATGTGGTCATGAGCGCTCACCTGGATCACCTCGGGATCAGCGCTCCGGATGCCAACGGAGACACGGTCTACAACGGGGCGGATGATGATGCGTCGGGCTGCGCGTCACTCATGGCTATGGCCCGCGTTTACGCGCAAGGGGCGGCGAAGGGGATTCGGCCCAAGCGCTCGATCATCTTCCTATGGATGGCGGGTGAAGAGAAGGGCTTGTGGGGCTCTCAGTATTTCTGTCAGTTCCCGCCCGTCGATATCACCAAGGTGGTGGCGGACCTCAACATGGATATGATCGGCCGCACCAAGACGCCGGGCTATGTGGATGCACCGAATGCCGTGCTGGCGGAGCCGAACGAGATCTTTGTCGTCGGCCCGAACATCAGCAGCGACGACCTGGAAAAAGTATTGGAAACCGTGAACGACAGCTATCAGAAGATGAGTATCAATCACTTCTACGACGTCACGGTTCCGGATGCCACTCACGACAACAAAGGCCCCGGGACCAGAGGGCAGGGCATCTTCACCCGCAGCGATCACTACAACTTTGCCAAGATGGGCATCCCGATCGCCTTTTTCACTACCGGCATCCATGTTGATTACCACAGGCTTACCGACAGTCCCGAAAAGCTCGACTACAAGGAAATGGAGGCGGCAACCAAGACTCTCGCCGCCGTCGGCTGGGTGCTTGCAAATACGGCCACACCCCCCAAGCTCAATGCCAACCTGCCGGAGCGGCTGGTCCGAGACATGAAGACCGCGAAAGACGCCGGCTGGGGGAAGCTGACTGCGGTTCTGCCGCCATTGCCCGGGATGCCGTTCTAG
- a CDS encoding PIG-L family deacetylase, translating into MISRSNTIRGLRLAGLGVVAFLLYFPAPAQRNIAGAVKTRLALERLNVLGSVLMIGAHPDDENTGMLAYLARGRHARAAYLSVTRGDGGQNLIGPEQGEMLGLIRTQELLAARRIDGAEQFFTRAIDFGFSKSAEETLAKWDRQTVLGDIVWTIRRFRPDVVVIQHTGTPSDGHGNHQAVGILGREAFVAAADKSRFPEQFRWVEPWQAKRLMGRGSGAGAGGTIAIDTGDFDPVLGFSYSEIAGMSRSMHKTQGMGASEQRGAAKSYLGTVAGDPARSDIFDGIDTTWNRLPGGAAVAKILEEAIGTFVPDQPEKTLPLLVKARPLIAAMKDPWAALKLQELDEAIALCTGLWLDASTDRYAVVPGDSLQVNIEAINRSRASLALKSVKLEGMPGLPEADSATVPLAYNEPQRRSLKVTIPADQPYSQPFWLKKPSRGDTYVVDDQELVGLPEPPAILRARFRIQAGSEELELVRPVIRRYVDRVEGETSRPLVVVPPVAVSIPEPVLIFPDVKAKTVEVLIRGSVAGASGELRLEAPGNWRIQPASVPFRIADVDEQTILSFTVSPPAGSTLGELRAVATMNRREVSCGIQVISNPGNPPQTVFPPSSARLVRADIRNLAGKIGYVMGAGDEVPRALRQLGCDVTLLETEDLSGGDLGRFDAIVTGVRAYNVRADLRANQRRLLDFVRQGGALVVQYNVADRRSPALQGIGPYPFQVGSARVSVEEAPVTFLNPQNVLLALPNKISEEDFHGWVQERGLNFASQWDPQYEPLFESHDPNEEPQKGGTLCARYGKGVYIFTAYSWFRQLPAGVPGAFRIFANFLSAAKSATSQTR; encoded by the coding sequence ATGATCTCGAGATCCAATACGATAAGAGGGCTGAGGCTTGCCGGTCTTGGCGTGGTTGCCTTCCTGCTGTATTTTCCAGCGCCCGCGCAGCGGAACATCGCGGGAGCCGTCAAGACCAGGCTCGCGTTGGAGCGGCTGAACGTGCTCGGCAGCGTGCTGATGATCGGCGCCCACCCGGATGACGAAAACACGGGCATGCTTGCCTATCTCGCCCGGGGCCGGCACGCGCGGGCCGCCTATCTTTCCGTAACGCGAGGCGATGGCGGCCAGAACCTGATCGGGCCGGAACAAGGCGAAATGTTGGGGTTGATCCGCACTCAGGAGTTGCTGGCCGCGCGCAGGATCGACGGCGCCGAGCAATTTTTCACCAGGGCGATCGACTTCGGCTTTTCGAAATCGGCCGAGGAGACTCTGGCCAAGTGGGATCGACAAACGGTCCTCGGCGACATCGTCTGGACGATTCGCCGCTTCCGTCCCGATGTCGTAGTCATCCAGCACACCGGAACGCCGTCGGACGGACACGGGAATCATCAGGCCGTGGGCATACTGGGCAGAGAGGCGTTCGTCGCCGCCGCCGATAAGTCTCGCTTTCCCGAGCAATTTCGCTGGGTAGAACCATGGCAGGCCAAACGGCTCATGGGGCGCGGCTCCGGCGCTGGAGCCGGGGGTACGATTGCCATCGACACCGGCGACTTCGACCCGGTGCTCGGGTTTTCTTACAGTGAGATAGCCGGCATGAGCCGCAGCATGCATAAAACTCAGGGCATGGGTGCGTCGGAGCAACGCGGCGCTGCAAAAAGCTATCTGGGCACGGTTGCCGGTGATCCGGCAAGAAGCGACATCTTCGATGGTATCGATACAACCTGGAATCGTCTTCCAGGCGGTGCGGCGGTGGCAAAAATCCTCGAGGAAGCGATCGGGACGTTCGTGCCCGACCAACCCGAGAAAACACTCCCGCTGCTGGTCAAGGCGCGTCCGCTGATCGCCGCGATGAAAGATCCTTGGGCAGCATTGAAGCTCCAGGAACTCGACGAGGCCATCGCTCTGTGCACCGGGCTCTGGCTCGATGCCTCGACCGACCGATACGCCGTGGTTCCGGGAGATTCGCTCCAGGTCAATATCGAGGCCATCAACCGTTCCCGGGCGTCGCTGGCTCTGAAGAGCGTCAAACTCGAGGGAATGCCCGGGTTGCCGGAGGCGGATTCCGCGACGGTTCCACTCGCCTACAACGAACCTCAGCGCCGTTCGCTCAAGGTCACGATCCCTGCAGACCAGCCATACTCTCAGCCGTTCTGGTTGAAGAAGCCCAGTCGCGGCGATACCTATGTGGTCGACGATCAGGAATTAGTTGGACTGCCTGAACCGCCCGCCATCCTGCGCGCCCGCTTCCGGATCCAGGCGGGCTCGGAAGAGCTTGAGCTTGTGCGCCCTGTAATTCGCCGCTATGTCGACCGGGTGGAAGGCGAGACATCCCGGCCCTTGGTAGTGGTGCCGCCGGTCGCGGTGAGTATTCCGGAACCGGTTCTGATCTTCCCGGACGTGAAAGCGAAAACGGTCGAAGTCCTGATCCGCGGCAGTGTCGCCGGCGCCTCCGGTGAACTCAGGCTGGAGGCGCCCGGCAACTGGCGCATCCAACCGGCCTCCGTACCGTTCCGCATTGCCGACGTGGATGAGCAGACGATCCTGTCCTTCACGGTCAGTCCGCCGGCTGGCTCGACGCTCGGCGAATTGCGAGCCGTCGCCACGATGAACCGCCGGGAAGTTTCTTGCGGCATCCAGGTGATTTCCAATCCGGGCAATCCGCCTCAGACCGTTTTCCCGCCATCCAGCGCGCGGCTCGTGCGCGCCGACATAAGGAACCTCGCCGGGAAGATCGGCTATGTGATGGGCGCCGGAGACGAGGTGCCGCGCGCTCTGCGCCAACTGGGCTGCGACGTGACGCTGCTCGAAACCGAGGACCTTTCGGGCGGCGACCTCGGCCGTTTTGACGCGATCGTCACCGGCGTCCGGGCGTACAACGTTCGGGCTGACTTGCGCGCGAATCAACGACGGCTGCTGGATTTTGTTCGACAGGGGGGCGCGCTGGTGGTGCAGTACAACGTGGCAGACCGCCGCTCACCGGCGTTGCAGGGGATTGGACCCTACCCGTTTCAGGTCGGATCCGCCCGCGTCTCGGTCGAAGAGGCGCCCGTCACCTTCCTCAATCCTCAGAATGTACTGCTCGCGCTGCCGAATAAGATCAGCGAGGAGGACTTTCACGGTTGGGTTCAGGAGCGAGGCTTGAATTTCGCCTCGCAGTGGGATCCGCAATATGAGCCGCTGTTTGAGTCGCACGATCCCAACGAGGAACCACAAAAAGGAGGGACTCTCTGCGCGCGCTATGGCAAAGGCGTGTACATCTTCACGGCCTATTCGTGGTTTCGGCAGTTGCCGGCGGGCGTGCCGGGCGCGTTCCGCATTTTCGCGAACTTCCTGAGCGCCGCCAAGTCGGCCACTTCACAAACACGGTGA
- a CDS encoding GHMP kinase, with protein sequence MKIFVPGRVCLFGEHSDWAGGHRRVNSQIEKGYTIITGTDQGIHAEVEPHPTSLVLTSVTPQGEKSGPCEILMEPKVLLQEAQRGGFWSYIAGVAYQVLTNYHVRGLVINNYRTDLPIKKGLSSSAAVCVLAARAFNRVYDLKLTTRGEMELAYQGEITTPSRCGRMDQGCAFGNRPILMTYDGDRIDVTELSVRADLHFVLVDLGAHKDTMEILARLNHAYPFAESELERGVQELLGPVNKRIVQQAVEALHSSDAQRVGRLMVEAQEFFDRYATPACPEELTAPVLHRLLHYRPLGPHIWGGKGVGSQGDGTAQLIARSPDDQRAAVEIIERDLGMTCLPLTLRAGQRVRKAVIPAAGFGTRLFPASKASKKELFPIIDRDGIAKPVILYLVEEALGAGVEEVILIVQESDLAYFSAFFNVQLTIENYNKLPGHFQEYARRILEIGHHISFAVQPAQEGFGHAVYCTREKVGNEPFLLMLGDHLYRSDSDRSCARQLIDSYGRHGTSVVGLRRTPEAQLANFGTATGVWQEENRLLSITEFSEKPTVDYARSNLRVAGLSQDEYLTVFGQYIIKPQVFDYLEEHIRNNVRERGEFQLTSALDRLRREDGFLGLIMEGQRFDIGLPESYLETIRTFGAGRQQQAGS encoded by the coding sequence ATGAAGATTTTCGTTCCGGGGCGCGTTTGTCTTTTCGGTGAACACTCGGACTGGGCCGGCGGGCACCGGCGCGTCAATTCGCAGATCGAGAAGGGCTATACGATCATCACCGGTACCGACCAGGGCATTCATGCCGAGGTGGAGCCACACCCGACGTCGCTGGTGCTCACCTCCGTGACGCCCCAGGGCGAAAAGAGCGGTCCCTGCGAAATCCTGATGGAACCCAAGGTTCTGTTGCAGGAAGCGCAGCGCGGCGGCTTCTGGAGTTACATCGCCGGGGTTGCCTACCAGGTCCTGACCAACTACCACGTGCGCGGGCTGGTAATCAACAACTACCGGACCGACTTGCCCATAAAAAAGGGGCTCTCATCGAGCGCGGCCGTTTGCGTCCTGGCTGCGCGCGCCTTCAATCGCGTCTACGACCTCAAGCTGACCACACGGGGTGAGATGGAACTGGCTTACCAGGGCGAGATCACCACCCCGTCACGCTGCGGGAGGATGGATCAGGGCTGCGCGTTCGGCAACCGCCCCATCCTGATGACTTATGACGGCGACCGGATCGATGTGACCGAACTGAGCGTGCGCGCAGACCTGCATTTTGTACTCGTGGACCTGGGGGCGCACAAGGACACCATGGAGATCCTTGCCCGGCTCAACCATGCGTACCCCTTCGCCGAAAGCGAGCTGGAGCGGGGCGTGCAAGAACTCCTGGGTCCGGTCAACAAGCGCATCGTGCAGCAGGCGGTCGAGGCGTTGCACAGCTCCGATGCCCAGCGGGTGGGCAGACTCATGGTCGAAGCGCAGGAGTTCTTCGATCGCTACGCGACCCCCGCCTGCCCCGAGGAACTGACTGCGCCCGTCCTGCATCGTCTGCTGCATTACCGGCCGCTCGGGCCGCACATCTGGGGCGGGAAGGGCGTCGGCTCGCAGGGTGACGGCACTGCTCAGCTCATCGCCCGCAGCCCGGACGACCAGCGGGCCGCGGTCGAGATCATCGAACGCGACCTGGGTATGACTTGCCTGCCGCTGACGTTGCGCGCCGGCCAGAGAGTGCGCAAGGCGGTGATCCCAGCCGCAGGTTTCGGCACGCGCCTATTCCCTGCCTCCAAGGCCAGCAAGAAGGAGCTGTTCCCGATCATCGACCGTGACGGCATCGCCAAGCCGGTGATCTTGTACCTGGTCGAGGAGGCGCTTGGCGCAGGCGTAGAGGAAGTCATTCTCATCGTCCAGGAAAGCGACCTGGCCTACTTCAGCGCGTTCTTCAACGTACAGCTGACCATCGAAAACTACAACAAGTTGCCGGGCCACTTCCAGGAATACGCGCGCCGCATCCTGGAGATCGGGCATCACATCTCATTTGCCGTCCAGCCGGCCCAAGAGGGCTTCGGACACGCCGTTTATTGCACGCGTGAGAAAGTCGGCAATGAGCCATTCCTGCTCATGCTCGGCGACCACCTGTATCGCTCCGACTCCGACCGTTCCTGCGCGCGGCAGCTGATTGACAGCTATGGCCGGCACGGCACGAGCGTCGTCGGGCTGCGCCGCACGCCGGAAGCGCAACTGGCAAACTTCGGAACCGCAACAGGGGTGTGGCAGGAGGAGAACCGCCTGCTGAGCATCACCGAGTTCTCCGAAAAACCCACCGTGGACTACGCTCGCAGCAATTTGCGGGTAGCGGGATTGTCCCAAGACGAGTATCTGACGGTCTTCGGCCAGTACATTATCAAGCCGCAGGTTTTCGACTATCTCGAAGAACACATCCGGAACAACGTTCGGGAACGGGGTGAGTTCCAGTTGACCTCGGCGCTGGACCGGCTGCGCCGCGAAGACGGGTTCCTTGGGCTGATCATGGAGGGGCAACGCTTCGATATCGGCCTGCCCGAGTCTTACCTGGAGACCATCCGGACATTCGGGGCCGGCAGGCAGCAGCAGGCCGGATCATGA
- a CDS encoding DUF2911 domain-containing protein, whose product MKKSILISLVIIIGAVGFLLAQQKPLSPPAETSVVIGGKVLGIKYCAPSVRGRDIFGAGGVVSKDKTYPVWRAGANAATAFHTEADLVIKNLAVPKGDYTIYVLVNTNPWQLIINKQTGQWGLTYNQDQDLGRVPMDMSKPPAPIETYKMTLSSAGANAGKLQLEWENYVASVPFTVK is encoded by the coding sequence ATGAAGAAGTCCATTCTGATTTCCCTGGTGATAATCATTGGCGCGGTGGGTTTTCTTTTGGCTCAACAGAAGCCGCTCAGCCCGCCCGCGGAAACCTCGGTCGTTATCGGCGGCAAGGTGCTCGGGATTAAGTACTGCGCTCCGTCTGTGCGCGGGAGGGATATCTTCGGCGCGGGAGGAGTAGTCAGCAAGGACAAGACCTATCCGGTCTGGCGGGCCGGCGCGAACGCGGCTACCGCCTTTCACACGGAAGCGGATCTGGTCATAAAGAACCTAGCTGTCCCCAAAGGTGACTACACGATTTACGTCCTGGTGAATACCAACCCGTGGCAGCTCATCATCAACAAGCAGACAGGCCAGTGGGGTCTCACCTACAACCAGGACCAGGACCTTGGCCGTGTCCCGATGGACATGAGCAAACCTCCTGCGCCGATCGAGACCTACAAGATGACGCTCTCCAGTGCGGGAGCGAATGCCGGTAAGCTCCAGCTGGAGTGGGAGAACTATGTCGCGTCCGTTCCTTTTACGGTGAAATGA